CCGGTCAGCCCTTGATCGCTCCCGCGGTCAGGCCGCGGATGAACAGCCGCATGGTGAAGATGAACAAAATCACCATGGGGATCGAACTGATCGTGTAGCCGGCCATGAGCTGGCCCCACTCCTTGACGTACTCGCCCTCGAGCCGCATCAGGCCCACCGGCACCGTCAGCATCACGTCGTCCCGCATCACGATCAGCGGCAGCATCAGGTTGTTCCAGTTGCCGATGAACTGCAGGATCGCCAGCGTCCCGAGGATCGCCCCGCTCATCGGCAGCACGATGTGCATGATCTGCTGCCACGAACTGGCCCCGTCAAGCTGGGCCGACTCGAAGAGCTCGTTGGGTATCTCCTCGATGAACTGCCGCAGAATAAACACGCATAACGCCTGCCCGCCCGTCGCCCCCAGGATGATCAGCGGCCAGAGGCTGTTGAGCAGGTGCATGTCCTTGAGCAGCGTGAAGAGCGTCATCAGCGTGGCCGCCGTCCCCGGAAGGAACATCAACGCGATCAGGCCGTAATACACCACGCCTCGACCCGGCACCTTGTGCTTGGCGATCACGTAGCTGGTGAGCGTGGCGAACAGCAGACAGAACGCCGTCGCCGCCACCGACGTCACGATCGAGTTGGCAATGTAGATCTTCACCGTGTCCCACGCGAACGACCAGTTCTCCCACTTCCACGTGCCGATCGAATCGAACCACCACGGGTTCCGAACGAACTGGTCGTTGTCCTTGAAGCTGATCACCACCATGATGTACAGCGGGAAGAACGCGGAGAACAGCACCAACAGGATCAACCCGTGCTTGATCAGTTCCTTGGTTCGCTCTCGGGATCGGCGACTCAGCATGACAGCGGAACTCCTACTTATCGACCCGCACAAGCTTCTGATACACCAGGGTGATCGACATGATGATCACGAACAGCACCATGCCCAGGGCGCAGGCGTATCCGTAGCGCTGGTTCAGGAAACCTTCGGTGAACATGTACAACCCGGGCACCATGCCCACGTTGTTCGGCCCGCCCTCCGGGCCCAGCAAAATCAAGATCAGCCCGTAGTCCTGCAGCGTGCCGATCGTCATCAGGATCAGCATCAACCGCACCTGAGTCATGATCAGCGGCAGCTCGATCTTCGAAAACTTGCCCCACCAGCTCAATCCGTCGATCTTGCCCGCGTCGTAGACGTCCTGAGAGATGTTCTGCAGGCCCGCCAGGTAGATCAGCACGCCGATCACGCCCACCCACGGAAAACCCCAGATGATCAGCGTCGGCACGATCAGGTGGCTGTTCGACAGCCACGCCGGACTCCCGTAGGTGAACGCCTGCCAGCCCAACACGTTGATGTCGAGCCACTGCAGCACGTCCATCAGGTGCGTCGCCTGGAGCGTCTTGTTCATGATGCCCGTCATCGGCTCGAAGAACGACTTCCAGATCAGAAGGCCCACCAGCGACGGGATGATCATCGGAATCACGAACAGCACCCGGTAGACGTACTGCCACCGCTCCGACTGGAGCCGGTGGATCACCACCGCCGTAAAGATGCTCGGCCACATCTTGAACGCGTTGGCCACCAGCAGGATCAGCGTCAACCCGAAGCTCTGCCAGAACAACCGGTCGTGCCCGAACGCCTGGATGAAGTTCTCCAGCCCGCGGAATTCCTCGATGAACGCCCCGTCCCACCGGTACAGGCTGTACCGAATCGCGTCCAGCGACGGATAGTAGTTGAACACCAGAATCAGCAGCACCGTCGGCAGCATCAGCAGATAAAGCGACCACTGAAACCTCAGCCGCCTGATGGTCGTCATGACGCGGCGTCCAGCCGAGTGGGTCGTCCGCTCCGGAGCGTTCGACCGGGCCGCCCGCTCCACTCCCGCGCGTTCCGTAATCGCGCCGTTTGCCATACTACTCCATCCTCAACTTGCCCTGGAGTTCCGTTTCGAACCGATGGATATACTCGTTCAGGCCGTGGTCCGCCCGCACCTGGCGGATCATGGCCTCCTGGAATCGCCGATCGTGGTCCGCGTACGTCTGCTCGAACAGCGCGTCGGAATTCAGGATGCCCAGAAGCTGCTCCTGGAGCCGCACGTTGTTGCGGCCCGCCTCGAACTCGTCCTGGGCGGCCCTGGTCCAGCCGTAATCGTTGTCCTGCAGGGCGTCCACCACGTTTTTGCCGAATTCGTCCAGCCCGATCTCGCCCTGGACGAAGGCGGTCAGGCCGCCGTCGTAGACCTGCCGGCTCCGCCCGCCCCAGAACCAGTACAGCGTGCCCGTGTAGCCTTCCGGGTTCGGCATGAAAACTTCAAGTTCTTTCGTCGGCCGCGCCCCGATCACCGCGGGAATCCAGTTGATGTCCCGGTTGAACTGCTGGTTCATGGCCTTGGACGTCAGAAACTGGAGAAAATCGATCGCCACGTCCTTGTTGCGGCTGTAGCGGTGAATGCCGTAGGCGTTGCCGGTCCCGGTCGAGGCCTCGCTGGTTCGGCCGCGAACCTGGTCGGCGTAGGGTTCGTCGCCCGCGGGCATCGGAAAATCGAAAATCCCCACCTCGAAGTCCGCCTGGCGGAACAGGCTCTCAGCGTCCCACGAACCGGAGGTGATCATCGCCGCGTTTTCCTGAACGAACAGGAACGCCGCCTGCTCGCGACCGACCGCCATGAACCCCTTCTGGAAGTGGTTCGACAGGTCGCGGATCAGGCCGAACGCCGCCTGGTTCGGCGGGGAGTCCCAGCCGAACACCCCGCTCTCGAGCCCGGCGTACATCTCCATGCCGCCGATCCCGCCGTCGAGGTTCGTATCGAGCTCCGACAGATAGCCGGCCAGGAACGCCGCCTGGTACCGCTCGAAGAAAATCGGACTGTTGTACTTGCTGCCCGCGATCGGCACCAGCAGTACGCCGGTCTGCTCCGCGTGCTGCCGGATCGTCCGGCAGACCTCGAGCAGTTGCCCGAACGTCTGCGGCGGTTCATCCGTGCCCAGAACCTTGCGGAACAGGTCGCGGTTGTAGAAGATCCGCTGCGTGAACGTCGAACTCGGAACCCCGAAGTAGTCCTGCAGACTCGGCCGGTAGGCCGTCCGCATCCCGTCGATGAACGTCTCACGCCACAGCACGCCCTCCAGCTCCGTGCCGGCGTTATACGGATTCGGCTTGGCCACGTGGCCGCTCATCGGCTCGAAGTACCGCTGGAGATACTGGTCCTGTGAGACCATGGTGCTCATGCCCATCTCCATCAGGTCCGGAGCCGTCCCGCCCACCAGGTGCGTATTGACTACCTGGGCGTAGAACTTCTCGGTGATCGGCACCTGGTGGATCGCCACCTCCGGGTGCAGCTTCTCATACTCGCGGATAATGTGATCGAGAGCGTCCCGATAGCCCGACTCGAGCTGCCAGTGCGCAATCCGCAGGTTCTTCTTGCTCTCGTCGAAGTAGACCTCGTGAACGCTGTTGATCTGGATCATCGAGACCACGAACGACACCGCGAGAAACACCGCCGCCATGCCGTTCATGAGGATTTCGCGATTCTGGACCAGGAACTTCTTCATTGCTGGGCGACCTCCTGAGTCGTCGGCGCCTGGCGGACCATCTGCTCCCGTTCCTTGGGCTTGGGAGCCCACTCGAGATTGGGAATCTGCTCCTCCGGCACGCCGAGCCGCTTCAGCGCGAGCTGCGACTGGTACCCCTTGCCCTGCGACGGAACCTCGGTGATCAGCTTGGTGTAGTAAACGATCGCCAGGTCGCGGTTGTTCAGCTTGCTGTCCGCCAGATTGGCGATCCGCCAGTAGAACACCCCTTCCTGCCCCGGCTCCAGCGAATTCCGCCGGTCCGCCTCCACGTACGCCGCCACGCACCGGGCCGAATCGCCCAGCGGATAGAAGTACACGTCCCCCAGATACACCCACATCAACCCCGCCAGCGAGTTCTCCGGGTGCTTGGCCAGCCAGTCCGTCAAAACCTTGACGCCTTGGTTGACCTGGTCGGTCTGGAACGTGTTGATGTGGCTCTGGGCCAGACGAAGCACCGCCTCATCGACGATCGGCCGATCGCCGTAGCTCTCGATCACCTTCCGGTAAATCGCCCGCGCCTTGTCCAGCTCGATCACGTCCTGGAAATAATCGCGCAACTCGTGGATGCGGGCCAGGTTCATCAACGCCCGCGGGGCGAACTTCTCGTTCGGGTCCTTCTCAGCCAGCTCCCGAAACA
The sequence above is drawn from the Phycisphaerae bacterium genome and encodes:
- a CDS encoding extracellular solute-binding protein, with the translated sequence MKKFLVQNREILMNGMAAVFLAVSFVVSMIQINSVHEVYFDESKKNLRIAHWQLESGYRDALDHIIREYEKLHPEVAIHQVPITEKFYAQVVNTHLVGGTAPDLMEMGMSTMVSQDQYLQRYFEPMSGHVAKPNPYNAGTELEGVLWRETFIDGMRTAYRPSLQDYFGVPSSTFTQRIFYNRDLFRKVLGTDEPPQTFGQLLEVCRTIRQHAEQTGVLLVPIAGSKYNSPIFFERYQAAFLAGYLSELDTNLDGGIGGMEMYAGLESGVFGWDSPPNQAAFGLIRDLSNHFQKGFMAVGREQAAFLFVQENAAMITSGSWDAESLFRQADFEVGIFDFPMPAGDEPYADQVRGRTSEASTGTGNAYGIHRYSRNKDVAIDFLQFLTSKAMNQQFNRDINWIPAVIGARPTKELEVFMPNPEGYTGTLYWFWGGRSRQVYDGGLTAFVQGEIGLDEFGKNVVDALQDNDYGWTRAAQDEFEAGRNNVRLQEQLLGILNSDALFEQTYADHDRRFQEAMIRQVRADHGLNEYIHRFETELQGKLRME
- a CDS encoding carbohydrate ABC transporter permease: MLSRRSRERTKELIKHGLILLVLFSAFFPLYIMVVISFKDNDQFVRNPWWFDSIGTWKWENWSFAWDTVKIYIANSIVTSVAATAFCLLFATLTSYVIAKHKVPGRGVVYYGLIALMFLPGTAATLMTLFTLLKDMHLLNSLWPLIILGATGGQALCVFILRQFIEEIPNELFESAQLDGASSWQQIMHIVLPMSGAILGTLAILQFIGNWNNLMLPLIVMRDDVMLTVPVGLMRLEGEYVKEWGQLMAGYTISSIPMVILFIFTMRLFIRGLTAGAIKG
- a CDS encoding tetratricopeptide repeat protein — protein: MRSTCWLTALAMWASVLCGTSVGADGAPDPIREGWQYVRYYEFDRAEPYFREVLETAEANSDRWKEATFGLAVSLHHKRPPTASAIQEAAKLFRELAEKDPNEKFAPRALMNLARIHELRDYFQDVIELDKARAIYRKVIESYGDRPIVDEAVLRLAQSHINTFQTDQVNQGVKVLTDWLAKHPENSLAGLMWVYLGDVYFYPLGDSARCVAAYVEADRRNSLEPGQEGVFYWRIANLADSKLNNRDLAIVYYTKLITEVPSQGKGYQSQLALKRLGVPEEQIPNLEWAPKPKEREQMVRQAPTTQEVAQQ
- a CDS encoding sugar ABC transporter permease; the protein is MTTIRRLRFQWSLYLLMLPTVLLILVFNYYPSLDAIRYSLYRWDGAFIEEFRGLENFIQAFGHDRLFWQSFGLTLILLVANAFKMWPSIFTAVVIHRLQSERWQYVYRVLFVIPMIIPSLVGLLIWKSFFEPMTGIMNKTLQATHLMDVLQWLDINVLGWQAFTYGSPAWLSNSHLIVPTLIIWGFPWVGVIGVLIYLAGLQNISQDVYDAGKIDGLSWWGKFSKIELPLIMTQVRLMLILMTIGTLQDYGLILILLGPEGGPNNVGMVPGLYMFTEGFLNQRYGYACALGMVLFVIIMSITLVYQKLVRVDK